In one Gammaproteobacteria bacterium genomic region, the following are encoded:
- a CDS encoding flagellar motor protein, giving the protein MDILSVIGIILAFGAIIGGNFLEGGHLSGLLQLTAFLIVGGGTVGAIMLQVSMPVFLRSMQMLSWIIIPPKLDQQDTVDKIVDWSNIARKEGLLGLEGIIEDENDAFARKGVQMLVDGNEPESIRGILEIDIDVVEHNDTQAAKVYEGMGGYAPTIGIIGAVMGLIHVMNNLADPAKLGGGIAVAFVATIYGVGLANLFFLPIASKLKSHVHYQTSLREMMLEGIVAIAEGENPRNIEIKLQGYLQ; this is encoded by the coding sequence GTGGATATATTGAGTGTCATTGGTATCATCCTTGCCTTTGGTGCCATTATCGGTGGAAACTTTCTCGAAGGTGGACATCTCTCCGGATTATTGCAGTTAACAGCATTTTTGATTGTTGGTGGTGGTACCGTGGGCGCGATTATGCTTCAGGTCTCAATGCCTGTTTTTTTGCGTTCAATGCAAATGCTATCCTGGATTATTATCCCGCCTAAACTTGACCAACAGGATACGGTCGACAAGATTGTTGACTGGAGTAATATTGCGCGTAAAGAAGGCCTGTTGGGCCTTGAAGGTATAATAGAAGATGAAAATGATGCCTTTGCGCGTAAGGGTGTGCAGATGCTAGTGGATGGTAATGAGCCTGAATCAATTCGAGGTATACTGGAGATTGATATCGATGTGGTAGAGCATAATGATACCCAGGCAGCCAAGGTTTATGAAGGTATGGGTGGGTATGCGCCTACCATTGGTATTATTGGTGCGGTAATGGGGTTGATTCACGTGATGAATAACCTGGCAGATCCAGCCAAGCTGGGCGGTGGTATTGCGGTTGCCTTTGTTGCGACGATTTATGGTGTAGGATTAGCAAACTTGTTTTTTTTGCCGATTGCCAGTAAGTTAAAAAGTCATGTTCACTATCAGACTTCCTTACGCGAGATGATGTTGGAAGGGATTGTTGCCATTGCCGAAGGTGAGAATCCGCGTAATATCGAGATTAAACTGCAAGGGTATTTGCAATAA
- a CDS encoding chemotaxis response regulator protein-glutamate methylesterase: MAARVLVVDDSGFFRRRIVEILNSDPRIEVIATAVDGKDAIRKVAEFKPDIVTMDVEMPVMDGITAVRRIMASNPTPILMLSSLTYDGAKSTLDALEAGAVDFLPKRFDEISQDQESAKRVLRARVRQLGARGLTAKVPVSSRSSASTAQVTAKPVQYKKSNKLVVIGSSTGGPVALQKVLVGLPQDFPTPILLVQHMPGSFTGPFAERLNQQCKITVCEAVDGDVLKAGTAYLAPGGRQMSLVQEGGLVKIKIYDADASMHYRPCVDLTFESVASIHPGKVLALVLTGMGADGREGARKLKQGGSTVWTQNEASCVIYGMPMAIVEAGLSDHEIALDNISTELVKGV, encoded by the coding sequence ATGGCTGCTCGAGTTCTGGTTGTTGATGATTCAGGGTTTTTTCGGCGACGTATTGTTGAGATTTTGAATAGTGATCCTCGTATTGAGGTGATTGCTACCGCTGTCGATGGTAAGGATGCTATCCGCAAGGTTGCGGAATTTAAACCGGATATTGTGACAATGGATGTCGAGATGCCGGTGATGGATGGCATTACTGCCGTTCGGCGTATTATGGCAAGCAATCCAACGCCTATTTTGATGTTATCCTCTCTTACCTATGATGGTGCCAAGTCGACGCTTGATGCGTTGGAAGCGGGTGCGGTTGATTTTTTACCCAAACGTTTTGATGAAATATCGCAGGATCAGGAAAGTGCCAAAAGGGTATTGCGTGCCCGAGTACGTCAGTTGGGTGCCCGTGGTTTAACCGCAAAAGTACCCGTAAGTAGTCGTTCATCGGCGTCTACAGCGCAGGTAACAGCGAAGCCTGTACAATATAAAAAAAGCAATAAACTGGTGGTTATTGGTAGTTCAACGGGTGGTCCCGTTGCCTTGCAGAAGGTTCTGGTTGGATTACCACAGGATTTCCCAACACCCATCTTACTGGTTCAGCATATGCCCGGGAGTTTTACCGGGCCCTTTGCCGAACGTCTTAATCAGCAATGCAAGATTACTGTGTGTGAGGCAGTGGATGGTGATGTGCTTAAGGCCGGCACAGCCTATCTAGCTCCAGGTGGCCGGCAGATGAGTTTGGTGCAGGAAGGTGGGTTGGTAAAGATAAAGATTTATGATGCTGATGCCAGTATGCATTATCGCCCCTGTGTTGATTTGACCTTTGAATCGGTTGCCAGCATTCATCCTGGCAAGGTGTTAGCCTTGGTCTTAACCGGCATGGGTGCGGATGGTAGAGAGGGTGCGCGCAAACTAAAACAAGGTGGCTCGACGGTATGGACACAGAATGAAGCCAGTTGCGTGATTTATGGTATGCCTATGGCTATTGTTGAAGCTGGACTGTCTGATCATGAGATTGCCCTGGATAATATATCGACTGAACTGGTTAAGGGTGTATAG
- a CDS encoding protein phosphatase CheZ, which yields MTVSINEETLTRAQALVASIEAGDGDTATELLEELSRQSESELFNELGRLTRELHDALSGFQIDSSIKQLTESDIPDAKERLNHVIGLTEEAADKTLTAVETALPLTEDLEKKAAEFKTKWQRFRNKDMDVEDFREMSRGLDSFLDQIGPKTTSIHGHLSDILMAQGFQDLTGQIIRRVITLVKDVEDNLVDLIRISGQRIKPIVDAADEINLGPADVANNDKKDNKKEEESVGAFGPHVPGVDNVSEIVSGQDDVDDLLSSLGF from the coding sequence ATGACGGTAAGTATTAATGAAGAGACTCTTACCAGAGCTCAGGCATTGGTTGCTTCGATTGAGGCAGGTGATGGAGATACTGCTACCGAGTTGCTCGAAGAGTTATCTCGGCAGAGTGAATCCGAGTTATTTAATGAGTTGGGGCGATTGACGCGTGAGTTGCATGATGCGTTGAGTGGTTTTCAGATTGACTCCAGTATCAAGCAGTTAACAGAGAGTGATATTCCTGATGCCAAGGAACGCCTGAACCATGTTATTGGTCTGACCGAGGAAGCTGCTGACAAGACCTTAACTGCGGTTGAAACAGCCTTGCCTTTGACCGAAGACTTGGAAAAAAAGGCGGCTGAATTTAAGACCAAGTGGCAGCGTTTTCGTAATAAGGATATGGATGTCGAGGACTTTCGTGAGATGAGTCGAGGCCTGGATAGCTTTCTGGATCAAATTGGCCCAAAGACGACAAGTATTCATGGCCATTTATCGGATATCCTGATGGCGCAGGGTTTTCAGGATTTAACGGGACAGATTATTCGTCGTGTCATAACGCTTGTTAAAGACGTAGAAGATAATCTGGTCGATTTAATCAGAATCTCCGGGCAACGTATAAAACCGATAGTTGATGCTGCTGATGAAATAAATTTGGGCCCGGCTGATGTTGCAAATAATGATAAAAAAGATAATAAAAAAGAGGAAGAAAGTGTGGGTGCCTTTGGGCCACATGTCCCTGGGGTAGATAATGTAAGTGAAATTGTGTCAGGTCAGGATGATGTAGATGATCTGTTGTCGAGTTTAGGCTTTTAG
- the cheY gene encoding chemotaxis protein CheY, which translates to MDKGMKILIVDDFSTMRRIIKNLLRDLGFDNTTEADDGATALPILQAGGIEFLVTDWNMPGMTGLDLLKAVRADPKLASLPVLMVTAEQKREQIIEAAQSGVNGYIVKPFTAVTLKEKIDKIFERIEAGS; encoded by the coding sequence TTGGATAAAGGTATGAAAATCTTGATTGTGGATGATTTCTCCACAATGCGGCGCATTATTAAAAATTTGTTGCGAGATCTGGGCTTTGACAATACGACAGAGGCGGATGATGGGGCAACAGCATTACCCATATTGCAGGCTGGTGGGATTGAGTTTTTGGTAACAGATTGGAATATGCCTGGTATGACAGGTCTGGATTTGCTGAAGGCGGTGCGTGCAGATCCTAAATTGGCAAGTTTACCGGTCTTGATGGTGACGGCTGAGCAAAAACGTGAGCAGATTATCGAAGCGGCTCAATCGGGTGTGAACGGCTATATTGTTAAACCTTTTACAGCGGTTACTCTGAAAGAAAAGATTGATAAGATTTTTGAACGTATTGAAGCCGGGAGCTAA
- a CDS encoding RNA polymerase sigma factor FliA codes for MNGVVMYTASQKKNADELVTNHATLVKRIAYHLMSRLPPSVQADDLIQAGMIGLLEAARNYDSEQGASFETYAGIRIRGSMLDEIRRTDWTPRSVHRKAREVANAVREIENSEGRDARDYEVAEYMGLELSDYHKILQDAAGSRVFSFEDPAGFSENTKADDPNNEPLNSLQNDGFKDALKESINGLPERERMVMSLYYDDEMNLREIGNILGVSESRVCQIHGQAMIRLRARMGEWVHDH; via the coding sequence GTGAATGGTGTAGTTATGTATACAGCTTCGCAGAAAAAAAATGCAGATGAACTGGTAACGAATCACGCAACACTGGTGAAGCGCATTGCTTATCACTTGATGAGTCGTTTGCCACCGAGTGTTCAAGCGGATGATCTGATTCAGGCGGGCATGATCGGTTTACTGGAAGCTGCACGTAATTATGATTCTGAACAAGGTGCCAGTTTTGAAACCTATGCGGGTATTCGTATCCGTGGTTCCATGCTGGATGAGATTCGTCGTACAGACTGGACACCACGCTCGGTGCATCGCAAGGCGCGTGAAGTGGCTAATGCCGTACGAGAAATTGAAAATAGTGAAGGTCGTGACGCGCGTGACTACGAGGTTGCCGAGTACATGGGGCTTGAGTTGAGTGACTATCACAAAATCTTGCAGGATGCGGCGGGTAGTCGAGTATTCAGCTTTGAGGATCCTGCCGGTTTTTCCGAGAATACCAAGGCAGATGACCCTAATAACGAACCTTTAAATAGTTTACAGAACGATGGATTCAAGGATGCGCTGAAAGAGTCGATTAATGGTCTCCCTGAGCGTGAACGTATGGTAATGTCACTTTATTATGATGATGAAATGAATCTACGAGAGATTGGCAATATCCTGGGTGTTAGTGAATCCCGTGTTTGTCAGATTCATGGTCAGGCGATGATACGCTTGCGTGCGCGCATGGGGGAATGGGTGCATGATCATTGA
- a CDS encoding MinD/ParA family protein, producing the protein MSDLVGDQASGLRRMKQPKPVRVIAVTGGKGGVGKTNVSVNLGVALAESGKDVMLLDADLGLANVDIMLGLHAEHDLSHVVNGTHTLEEVIMSGPSGLMIVPASSGVKAMAELSEMEHAGVIRAFSELSCDLDVLIIDTAAGVSDSVVSFTRAAQEVVVVVCDEPASITDAYALIKLLNREYGLMRFKVLANMTHTAQEGRELFIKLSRVTDQFLDVMLDFVGAIPHDDYLRKAVKRQRAVVDVYPRSRSAAAFKNIAQKMDRWPTPTGAAGHLEFFVERLLQSSGGETGMTL; encoded by the coding sequence ATGTCTGATTTAGTGGGTGATCAAGCCAGTGGCTTGAGGCGTATGAAACAGCCAAAACCGGTGCGTGTTATTGCCGTTACGGGTGGCAAAGGCGGCGTTGGCAAGACCAATGTGTCGGTTAATCTGGGTGTGGCTCTGGCCGAGTCAGGCAAGGATGTGATGTTGCTGGATGCGGATCTAGGACTGGCTAATGTGGACATTATGCTGGGCTTGCATGCAGAGCATGATCTCTCTCATGTTGTTAATGGTACTCACACATTGGAAGAGGTCATTATGTCGGGGCCTTCTGGTTTAATGATTGTGCCTGCGTCATCGGGTGTCAAGGCGATGGCGGAACTTAGCGAGATGGAGCATGCCGGGGTTATTCGAGCCTTTAGTGAACTTAGTTGTGATCTGGATGTGTTGATTATTGATACTGCCGCAGGGGTATCAGACAGTGTGGTGAGTTTTACCCGTGCTGCACAGGAAGTTGTGGTCGTGGTCTGCGATGAACCCGCCTCAATTACAGATGCCTATGCCCTGATCAAGTTGTTAAATCGTGAATATGGTTTGATGCGCTTCAAGGTATTAGCTAATATGACGCACACTGCACAGGAAGGACGTGAATTATTTATTAAGTTATCACGCGTGACTGATCAATTTTTGGATGTTATGCTGGATTTTGTTGGTGCGATACCGCATGATGACTATCTGCGTAAGGCAGTGAAGCGTCAGCGTGCTGTGGTGGATGTTTATCCCCGTAGTCGTTCGGCTGCGGCATTCAAGAATATTGCGCAGAAGATGGACAGATGGCCAACGCCGACGGGGGCAGCGGGCCATCTGGAATTTTTTGTGGAACGACTATTACAGTCGTCCGGGGGAGAAACAGGAATGACATTGTGA
- the flhF gene encoding flagellar biosynthesis protein FlhF, with product MKIKRFFAKDMRQAIRMVREDQGDDAVILSSQKKADGVEVVIAIDYDEAVVEAALKDERVVVRGRDESVEPAIADDNVSIKSTALDTMEDMPIERPVRSSASQISWSQDPAIVEMQHEVKALRGLLENQMAHLAWGEMSRKNPNRAELLRRLNQMGVQSDLCEELVADVAQVNDVERAWRRLLGHLGQRIQVTDDDILNHGGVVALVGPTGIGKTTTIAKLAARYALRHGARSVALISTDNYRIGAHEQLLTYGRILGIPVQVAAGRQELADAIENMVDKRLILIDTAGMSQRDLRLSEQFDTLQAEGVAIRTYLTLSATTQTPVVEEAVKAFSNIPIEGCIITKMDESMVLGGILSVVARHHLPVAYIGDGQRVPEDIHQARADKLVSHAASLMKEMNESSWNYEIAERLGGMVADIQETHV from the coding sequence ATGAAGATTAAGAGATTCTTCGCAAAAGATATGCGTCAGGCCATTCGTATGGTGAGAGAAGATCAGGGTGACGATGCCGTTATCCTGTCTAGTCAGAAGAAAGCGGATGGTGTCGAGGTGGTCATTGCTATTGATTATGATGAAGCAGTGGTAGAGGCGGCCTTGAAAGATGAACGGGTAGTCGTAAGAGGACGTGACGAGAGCGTAGAGCCTGCTATTGCGGATGACAATGTGTCAATAAAGTCTACCGCATTGGATACTATGGAAGATATGCCGATTGAGAGACCCGTACGCTCGTCGGCCAGTCAAATATCCTGGTCACAGGATCCGGCTATTGTTGAGATGCAGCACGAGGTTAAGGCACTGCGTGGTTTACTGGAAAATCAGATGGCACACCTTGCCTGGGGCGAGATGAGTCGAAAAAACCCCAATCGAGCTGAATTATTGCGGCGTTTAAATCAGATGGGTGTACAATCGGATCTTTGTGAGGAACTGGTTGCTGATGTTGCTCAGGTCAATGATGTGGAACGGGCGTGGCGGCGGTTGCTGGGACATCTAGGACAACGCATTCAGGTCACGGATGATGATATCCTTAATCATGGGGGCGTGGTTGCCCTGGTGGGGCCGACGGGTATAGGTAAGACCACTACGATAGCTAAATTAGCGGCACGTTATGCCTTGCGTCATGGCGCGCGTAGCGTGGCGCTTATTAGCACTGATAATTATCGTATTGGTGCGCATGAGCAGTTATTGACCTATGGTCGTATCCTGGGGATTCCGGTTCAAGTTGCTGCTGGACGGCAGGAATTGGCGGATGCGATTGAAAACATGGTTGATAAGCGATTGATTTTAATAGATACCGCAGGAATGAGTCAGCGAGATTTGCGCTTGAGCGAACAGTTTGACACACTGCAGGCTGAAGGGGTGGCGATTCGAACCTATTTGACCTTGTCGGCAACGACACAAACGCCGGTCGTCGAAGAGGCGGTCAAGGCGTTTTCCAATATACCCATTGAAGGTTGTATTATTACTAAAATGGATGAGTCAATGGTGCTTGGTGGTATCTTGTCAGTCGTCGCACGACACCATTTGCCGGTTGCCTATATTGGTGATGGACAACGTGTACCGGAGGATATTCATCAGGCTCGAGCTGATAAACTGGTGAGTCATGCCGCATCATTGATGAAAGAGATGAATGAGAGTAGCTGGAATTATGAAATTGCAGAGCGATTGGGTGGTATGGTAGCGGATATACAGGAGACACATGTCTGA
- the flhA gene encoding flagellar biosynthesis protein FlhA, which produces MNNDFLVILKKMVSSGLGAPLLLIMMMSMIILPMPPFLLDILFTFNIALGLLVLMVTIYAMRPLDFGVFPTVLLIATLLRLALNVASTRVVLLEGHTGTGAAGKVIEAFGEFVVGGNYAVGLVVFSILVIVNFVVVTKGAGRVSEVSARFTLDSLPGKQMAIDADLNAGMLTQEEARERREDVSREADFYGSMDGASKFVRGDAIASIMILFINIIGGLSIGIMQHDMLFADAMRNYTLLTIGDGLVAQIPSLVLSTATAIIVTRVSSAQDMGEQVLSQLMGNHAALSVTAGVLLLLGAIPGMPHFPFLSLGLLSAVFAYTIYMRKQQAEAEPVEVPPEVNEAEAEEAKDLTWDDVGPVDMIGLEVGYRLISLVDKKQGGVLMSRIKGVRKKLSQDLGFLVHSVHIRDNLDLAPNAYRISLLGVPVGEAEVHPDHEMAINPGKVFGTLQGIAGKDPAFGMDAIWIDPVQRDSAQTMGYTVVDASTVIATHLSQLLQEHAHELLGHEEVQQLLDALARNAPKLVEDLVPKALSLGVLVKVLQNLLQERIPIRDIRTIAETLAEHSVRSQDADVLSAAVRVSLGRSIVQYINGIAEELPVITLDPGLEQILQQTLQGAGEGGAGFEPGLAEQMHTALSEKVQQQEAIGQPAILLVSPPIRPWLARLVRHSISSLHVLAYNEVPDNKQIKVVATVGRQPAMEGTSVAALSNQQ; this is translated from the coding sequence ATGAATAATGATTTTCTGGTGATATTGAAGAAGATGGTAAGTAGTGGCCTGGGTGCGCCACTGCTACTGATCATGATGATGTCCATGATCATCTTGCCGATGCCCCCTTTTCTGTTGGATATCCTGTTTACCTTTAATATTGCACTGGGTTTGCTGGTGCTTATGGTAACAATTTATGCCATGCGACCCCTTGATTTCGGGGTTTTCCCCACAGTATTGCTGATTGCTACCTTGTTACGCCTGGCGCTGAATGTCGCATCAACCCGAGTGGTGCTACTGGAAGGTCATACCGGTACAGGTGCCGCAGGTAAAGTGATTGAGGCCTTTGGTGAATTTGTTGTGGGTGGTAATTATGCCGTGGGTCTGGTGGTGTTCAGTATCCTGGTGATCGTTAACTTTGTTGTGGTGACCAAAGGTGCGGGGCGTGTCTCCGAGGTGAGTGCGCGTTTTACCCTTGATTCCTTGCCGGGTAAACAGATGGCGATTGATGCTGACCTGAATGCGGGTATGTTGACGCAGGAAGAGGCACGTGAACGGCGTGAAGATGTTTCCAGAGAGGCTGATTTTTATGGCTCCATGGATGGTGCTAGCAAGTTTGTACGTGGTGATGCTATTGCCAGTATTATGATCCTGTTTATTAATATCATTGGTGGATTATCGATTGGTATTATGCAACACGATATGTTGTTCGCCGATGCCATGCGTAATTACACTCTGTTGACCATTGGTGACGGACTGGTTGCCCAGATCCCGTCATTGGTATTGTCTACAGCAACGGCCATTATTGTGACACGCGTATCATCAGCCCAGGATATGGGTGAACAGGTGTTGTCACAATTAATGGGTAACCATGCGGCGTTGAGTGTGACAGCGGGTGTGTTGTTGTTACTCGGTGCTATTCCTGGCATGCCACACTTCCCTTTTCTTTCACTAGGGCTGTTGAGTGCTGTTTTTGCTTATACGATATATATGCGCAAGCAACAGGCTGAGGCAGAACCTGTTGAGGTACCCCCTGAGGTTAATGAGGCTGAGGCTGAAGAAGCGAAGGATCTGACTTGGGATGATGTCGGCCCTGTGGATATGATTGGCCTGGAGGTGGGCTACCGTTTGATCTCGCTGGTGGATAAGAAACAGGGCGGGGTATTGATGAGTCGTATTAAAGGTGTGCGTAAAAAACTATCACAGGACCTTGGTTTTTTGGTGCACTCTGTTCATATCCGTGACAACCTGGATCTGGCGCCTAACGCCTATAGAATCTCGTTATTAGGTGTTCCTGTCGGTGAGGCTGAAGTTCACCCGGACCATGAGATGGCGATTAATCCAGGTAAGGTCTTTGGTACCCTGCAAGGTATTGCCGGCAAGGACCCGGCCTTTGGTATGGATGCCATCTGGATTGACCCGGTACAAAGAGACTCAGCGCAGACCATGGGATATACCGTGGTGGATGCCAGTACGGTGATTGCAACCCATTTGAGTCAGTTGTTACAGGAACATGCACATGAGTTGCTCGGTCATGAAGAAGTACAGCAATTGCTGGATGCCCTGGCGCGTAATGCACCTAAACTAGTGGAAGATCTGGTGCCCAAGGCGCTATCTCTTGGGGTGTTGGTTAAGGTATTGCAGAACCTGTTGCAAGAGCGCATTCCGATCAGGGATATCCGTACCATTGCCGAAACTCTGGCGGAGCACAGTGTCAGGAGTCAGGATGCTGACGTTTTAAGTGCTGCGGTGCGTGTTTCACTGGGGCGGTCAATTGTTCAGTATATCAATGGGATAGCAGAAGAACTCCCCGTTATTACATTAGATCCAGGGTTGGAACAGATATTGCAGCAGACTTTACAAGGAGCAGGTGAAGGGGGTGCCGGGTTTGAGCCGGGTCTGGCTGAACAGATGCATACAGCGCTCTCTGAAAAGGTTCAACAGCAGGAGGCCATCGGGCAACCAGCGATATTACTGGTGTCACCACCGATACGCCCCTGGTTGGCGCGACTGGTGCGACATAGCATATCGAGCTTGCATGTTCTAGCCTATAACGAGGTGCCGGATAACAAGCAGATCAAGGTGGTGGCTACGGTGGGTCGACAGCCTGCTATGGAGGGCACAAGCGTTGCAGCGTTGTCTAATCAGCAATAG
- the flhB gene encoding flagellar biosynthesis protein FlhB, with amino-acid sequence MAENDGQERTEQATPKRIEDARKKGQIPRSKELNTMGITMAAAAAFMFMGADMMTAFGNLLHDGLTLKRDVIFNSDAMASMLGQRVMEGLWLAAPFFAVTFVVAIFVSAMLGGWSFSVQSMAFKIEKLSLFKGMKRMFSMRGLMELVKALLKFILISTVATLLLYAHIGNFLSLGHQDVHQAMAHAGEVLVFCFLILSSTLLVIAAIDVPFQLWDHAKNLKMTRQEIKDENKDIEGKPEVKQKIRNLQHEMAERRMMTDVPKADVVVTNPSHYAVALRYDTSAMGAPVVVAKGQDLIAAQIRDIASNYDVPVLSTPPLARALFFSTELEKEIPAGLYLAVAQVLAYVYQIKTARENGSNEPDMPANLPIPDELRRDEDGSIDDE; translated from the coding sequence ATGGCAGAGAATGACGGACAAGAACGGACGGAACAAGCGACACCCAAGCGCATTGAGGATGCGCGTAAAAAGGGTCAGATTCCACGTTCAAAAGAGTTAAATACCATGGGGATTACCATGGCTGCTGCAGCAGCATTTATGTTTATGGGTGCGGACATGATGACTGCTTTCGGGAATCTGTTACATGATGGGCTGACATTGAAGCGGGATGTCATCTTTAATTCGGATGCTATGGCATCGATGTTGGGTCAGCGTGTTATGGAGGGGCTCTGGTTGGCGGCACCCTTTTTCGCGGTGACCTTTGTGGTTGCCATATTTGTCTCGGCGATGCTCGGTGGTTGGTCCTTTAGTGTGCAGTCGATGGCATTCAAGATAGAGAAGCTGAGTCTGTTTAAAGGCATGAAACGCATGTTTTCGATGCGTGGTTTGATGGAGTTGGTCAAGGCACTGTTAAAGTTTATTCTGATTTCTACGGTGGCTACGTTGTTGTTATATGCGCATATCGGAAATTTTCTGTCACTGGGTCATCAGGATGTTCATCAGGCCATGGCTCATGCCGGAGAGGTACTGGTCTTTTGTTTTCTTATTTTGAGTTCCACCTTGCTTGTTATCGCCGCGATTGATGTGCCATTTCAACTTTGGGATCATGCCAAAAACCTCAAGATGACACGTCAGGAAATCAAGGATGAAAACAAGGATATTGAAGGTAAGCCTGAGGTTAAACAAAAGATTCGTAACCTTCAACATGAGATGGCAGAACGCCGCATGATGACAGATGTTCCCAAGGCTGATGTTGTGGTGACCAACCCAAGCCATTATGCCGTTGCGCTGCGTTATGATACCTCAGCAATGGGGGCACCGGTGGTGGTGGCAAAGGGACAGGATCTGATTGCTGCTCAGATTCGTGATATCGCCAGTAATTATGATGTGCCGGTATTGTCAACACCACCATTAGCCAGAGCGTTGTTCTTTAGTACGGAACTGGAGAAAGAGATTCCAGCCGGTCTTTATCTGGCAGTGGCACAGGTTTTGGCCTATGTGTATCAAATCAAGACGGCTCGTGAGAACGGTAGTAATGAACCGGATATGCCTGCCAATTTACCCATCCCGGATGAATTGCGCAGGGATGAAGACGGAAGCATAGATGATGAATAA
- the fliR gene encoding flagellar biosynthetic protein FliR gives MEISDTQLISWIGNFFWPFMRVAMMMTVAPIFGSRLMPVRARIVSAIVITWLLLPIIPDVPTVNPLSPEGVLIVVQQLLIGMMMGFVLQMLFASLVVGGQTVALSMGLGFASMVDPQNGVQVPVVSQIYLVVATLLFLTLNGHLMLISMLADSFSSLPIASDGVSRQTLWDVVAWAGEMFAHGILIALPAVTALLLVNLAFGVITRSAPQLNIFGVGFPLTLAMGFVIILYTLPGMLPHFERVMESAFSMIQRVIYPLGR, from the coding sequence GTGGAAATCAGCGATACACAATTAATATCATGGATTGGAAATTTCTTCTGGCCGTTTATGCGGGTTGCCATGATGATGACGGTGGCCCCGATATTTGGTAGTCGTTTAATGCCGGTTCGGGCACGGATTGTTTCTGCTATTGTGATTACCTGGTTATTATTGCCGATTATTCCTGACGTACCTACCGTTAATCCACTGTCACCAGAGGGTGTTTTGATTGTGGTACAACAACTGTTGATCGGGATGATGATGGGGTTTGTTCTGCAAATGTTGTTTGCCTCGCTGGTGGTGGGTGGTCAAACCGTAGCCCTAAGCATGGGGCTGGGTTTTGCCTCAATGGTTGATCCGCAAAATGGTGTGCAGGTGCCAGTGGTCAGTCAGATCTACCTGGTGGTGGCAACCTTATTATTCCTGACATTGAATGGGCACTTGATGTTGATATCCATGTTGGCCGATAGTTTTTCCAGTTTACCCATTGCTAGTGATGGTGTCTCCAGGCAAACCTTGTGGGATGTGGTGGCATGGGCCGGGGAAATGTTTGCGCATGGTATATTGATTGCACTCCCGGCAGTAACGGCTTTGCTCCTGGTTAATCTTGCCTTTGGTGTGATTACACGTTCGGCTCCACAATTAAATATTTTTGGTGTTGGTTTTCCATTAACACTAGCGATGGGTTTTGTCATTATTCTGTATACGCTACCCGGTATGTTGCCTCACTTTGAGCGGGTGATGGAGAGTGCCTTTAGCATGATACAAAGGGTGATTTACCCATTGGGGCGTTGA
- the fliQ gene encoding flagellar biosynthesis protein FliQ, with amino-acid sequence MTPELVLTIAEKALTLIVMLTAPLLLSSLAVGLLVAMFQAATQINEMTLTFIPKLIVMVVVIMMSGDWMIQILMDFTIGLFEGIPAMVNE; translated from the coding sequence ATGACTCCTGAGTTGGTATTAACAATTGCAGAAAAGGCGCTGACATTAATTGTAATGTTGACGGCACCTTTGTTGTTGTCATCACTTGCTGTGGGCTTGTTGGTTGCCATGTTTCAGGCCGCCACACAGATCAATGAGATGACGCTGACCTTTATTCCCAAACTGATTGTAATGGTTGTGGTCATTATGATGTCAGGGGACTGGATGATACAAATTCTGATGGATTTTACAATAGGTTTGTTCGAGGGCATACCGGCGATGGTAAATGAATGA